The following proteins are co-located in the Argopecten irradians isolate NY chromosome 9, Ai_NY, whole genome shotgun sequence genome:
- the LOC138331247 gene encoding uncharacterized protein — translation MDTDQEHIGPLRRPRRRAAVQHSLVTTRRRSELRTNQGETLQSTPRSTAQNIEIPQHAPENAPVTVATVHAATVNDVPVNATVNSNPLNPVTNASVFPTAREIASELLQQMLEKGVASVLPGLQAPSAAASSTAHLNNTAVPTQNINPLGPNITGSALCENQYSGVTRTSTQDHLSQNGQMLTLNHHLPVSTSGPTATLPATIQPPISNVVNTITGHKLSGPCTSHGQSSSPYSSSPDESLNDVVESLLTSAVSTSTQQTYSRAFHLLHEFVQTSLQGINCLPTSVDTLVYFIAHLFSKHFAAATIKTYVAGIGYINQLAGFSDPANSFLIKKILVAVQRGSYQPDSRLPITPSILRRLVQALAHTNLSYFQQILLKAMYLLAFHAFLRVGEMISGNGSSHALQYEDLRLVSDHSSITRLEITFHSYKGNYNIRPVVISIDRKQDTSICPVLALEQYIRLRGTTPGPLFRLAPNIPISYHFFGICMKQTVIAAGLPPNSYSSHSFRIGAASSAAAAGIPDEEIQQMGRWRSLAFKRYIRLPTFYDN, via the exons ATGGACACAGATCAAG AGCATATCGGCCCCTTGAGGAGGCCACGACGAAGGGCAGCAGTCCAACATAGTTTGGTCACCACTCGTAGACGATCAGAACTCCGCACTAATCAGGGGGAAACACTACAAAGTACACCACGAAGTACAGctcaaaacattgaaattccGCAACATGCACCAGAGAATGCTCCAGTGACTGTGGCTACTGTACATGCCGCCACAGTGAATGATGTTCCTGTAAATGCTACAGTTAACTCTAATCCACTCAATCCGGTCACAAATGCTTCAGTGTTCCCCACAGCAAGAGAAATAGCGTCAGAATTGCTTCAACAGATGCTGGAGAAAGGTGTAGCCTCAGTATTGCCGGGGCTTCAGGCTCCGAGTGCTGCAGCCAGTTCTACAGCTCACCTGAACAACACGGCAGTTCCTACCCAGAACATTAACCCATTAGGACCAAACATCACCGGCTCGGCTCTTTGTGAAAATCAATATAGCGGTGTTACAAGGACATCAACACAggatcacctcagccaaaatGGACAAATGCTGACTCTCAATCATCACCTTCCGGTTTCAACATCGGGTCCAACAGCAACACTTCCAGCCACCATCCAGCCGCCAATATCCAATGTTGTTAACACTATAACAG GTCACAAACTTTCGGGACCTTGCACCTCACATGGACAGTCTTCCAGTCCTTATTCATCCAGCCCTGATGAAAGTCTGAATGATGTGGTTGAGTCATTGTTAACATCTGCAGTTTCAACGTCAACACAGCAAACATATTCTCGTGCATTTCATTTATTGCACGAATTTGTACAAACATCCCTCCAAGGTATCAATTGCCTTCCAACCTCAGTTGACACCTTAGTCTATTTTATTGCACACCTATTTAGCAAACACTTTGCAGCTGCCACTATAAAAACATATGTAGCAGGCATCGGTTACATCAATCAACTCGCAGGTTTCAGTGATCCAGCCAATTCATTTCTGATTAAAAAAATCCTAGTAGCGGTGCAAAGGGGATCATATCAACCCGACTCCAGACTCCCTATTACACCGTCTATTTTGAGACGTCTGGTTCAGGCTTTAGCACATACAAACCTTTCGTACTTTCAGCAAATTCTGTTGAAAGCGATGTATCTATTAGCTTTTCACGCATTCCTTAGAGTAGGAGAGATGATATCTGGCAACGGCAGTTCACATGCTTTACAATATGAAGATTTAAGACTTGTTTCAGATCATTCTTCTATAACACGGTTAGAGATCACTTTTCATTCCTACAAGGGAAACTATAATATTCGTCCTGTGGTTATATCGATTGATCGGAAACAGGATACCTCCATCTGCCCAGTACTGGCTCTCGAGCAATACATTAGATTAAGGGGGACCACACCAGGCCCACTGTTTCGGCTGGCACCAAATATACCAATTTCTTACCATTTTTTCGGCATATGTATGAAACAGACGGTGATCGCAGCAGGTCTACCCCCAAATAGTTACTCCAGCCATAGCTTTCGCATAGGCGCTGCAAGTTCAGCTGCAGCTGCAGGCATACCCGATGAGGAGATCCAACAGATGGGCAGATGGAGATCTCTTGCTTTCAAACGGTATATACGATTACCTACATTCTATGACAATTAG
- the LOC138331250 gene encoding uncharacterized protein → MDCGYDSEDQVSGFLNNVVDQSISDLMEEDEKNPQIDFGAQKPNMNQEFPKTKSLPSLETNVDSQKYKLSMTPSQPGINRRPTKVVMDNKDLRRNLLQRQYKQAVIDQRANKAPGTREEPDKPRKATTADLRLDPSSTSDQKPGQASPATDTETTDPSSSEKAEQDTEEDMDKNIDDFVNISLSSITKEEMLDEHVDDFVSSSLMRIVGDDTAMVLMEDNEKEMHQDVRSEDHKLGTIDIVGEAKKEIEQFHTDKDGHSTPTADINEKKVNDIEAKDLDLAETIDSAVPENKASNRSVFGFFIRRRSTGSLKLRYPCLQLVCGNSKVEDSDNFAENKNTSRTKKPGFLRRLFSCLRREGGRVDPRNDE, encoded by the exons ATGGATTGCGGTTACGATTCAGAAGACCAAGTTTCTGGTTTCCTGAACAATGTAGTGGACCAATCGATAAGCGACCTTATGGAGGAAGATGAAAAAAATCCTCAGATAGATTTTGGAGCTCAGAAACCAAACATGAATCAAGAGTTTCCAAAGACCAAATCTCTACCCTCATTAGAAACAAACGTAGACAGTCAGAAATACAAGCTATCAATGACACCTTCGCAGCCTGGCATAAACAGAAGGCCAACAAAGGTCGTGATGGATAACAAAGATTTAAGACGAAATCTTCTTCAAAGGCAATACAAACAGGCTGTAATCGACCAGCGTGCCAACAAAGCACCAGGAACAAGGGAGGAACCAGATAAACCTAGGAAGGCAACCACAGCAGACCTCCGATTAGATCCTTCATCTACTTCAGACCAAAAACCTGGCCAAGCCAGTCCTGCAACTGATACAGAAACCACAGATCCATCATCAAGTGAAAAAGCAGAACAAGACACAGAGGAAGATATGGATAAGAATATTGACGACTTCGTTAATATTTCACTTTCCTCTATTACGAAGGAGGAGATGTTAGACGAACATGTCGATGACTTCGTGAGTTCATCATTGATGAGGATTGTAGGTGACGATACAGCAATGGTTCTGATGGAAGACAATGAAAAGGAAATGCATCAAGATGTCAGAAGTGAAGATCATAAGTTAGGGACAATTGACATCGTCGGAGAAGCTAAAAAAGAAATAGAACAATTCCACACAGACAAAGATGGACACTCAACACCCACTGCCGATATCAATGAGAAGAAGGTTAATGATATCGAGGCTAAGGATTTAG ATTTGGCTGAGACTATTGACAGTGCTGTTCCGGAGAATAAAGCTTCCAATCGGAGTGTGTTCGGTTTCTTTATT AGGAGAAGATCTACAGGCTCATTAAAATTGAGGTATCCCTGCCTCCAGCTAGTATGTGGAAACTCTAAAG TTGAAGATTCTGACAATTTTGCGGAAAACAAGAACACCAGCCGAACCAAGAAACCCGGTTTTCTAAGAAGATTATTCTCATGTCTGAGGAGGGAAGGAGGTCGAGTAGACCCCCGCAATgatgaatga